In the genome of Acidobacteriota bacterium, one region contains:
- a CDS encoding cobaltochelatase subunit CobN — MAERMNNEDRDRRVLEFYEKVLEIEQRLIPTGLHVFGRASTHAELADLLRMVASFDRPELGIRSLPDLVAEGLGLKAYGTLLQESGHSERRLSEREQVEAIVRDAVAHFLKGTGEEGREAAARLLSKRAAVASEQSLKVFALLGRIREQLETNHELDGLIRALRGGYLEPGPGADIIQNPGILPTGRNTHAVNPYSVPSPVAVRRAEPIASALLDRHLKETGRFPESIAMVLWGIDNIKTEGEALAQVLWLLGVTPRRDAMNRATDVDIIPLEQLGRPRVDIVMTVSGIFRDLFGATITLLDNAVRKVAALDEPVEMNYIKRHVEEQMTETGCSFDEAAVRVFSNAAGNYGTNVNFMVLDSQWEDSGELGDLFVTRKCFAYGRDSQGKSFDGREARRLLERALSRVEVTYQNIDTTEVGITDVDHYFEYLGGVSKAIEKQTGTRPSIYLSDSLSPGAKVRTLEETVRLETRTKTLNPKWFEGMLRHGFSGVAEIEHHVTNTFGWSATADAVDDWIYDEAAATFVLDEAMLDRLRSLNPHSARTLVGRLLEASGRGFWSAEQSVLERLQEVFAGLEDKLEGVTG; from the coding sequence ATGGCTGAGCGAATGAACAATGAAGACCGAGACCGGCGCGTGCTTGAATTCTACGAGAAGGTTCTCGAGATCGAGCAGCGATTGATTCCGACTGGCCTGCACGTATTCGGGCGCGCATCGACGCATGCTGAGCTTGCCGATCTGTTGAGAATGGTCGCGTCGTTCGACCGGCCCGAGCTTGGCATTCGCTCGCTGCCTGACCTTGTTGCCGAAGGTCTGGGCTTAAAGGCTTACGGCACACTGCTACAGGAGAGCGGCCACTCGGAACGGCGACTGAGTGAGCGTGAACAGGTTGAGGCCATCGTGCGAGATGCGGTTGCGCATTTCCTGAAAGGCACGGGCGAGGAGGGAAGAGAAGCCGCGGCCAGGTTGCTGTCGAAGCGCGCGGCGGTTGCCAGCGAGCAGTCGCTAAAAGTGTTCGCCCTGCTCGGCCGAATTCGGGAGCAACTGGAGACTAACCATGAGCTCGATGGATTGATCCGCGCTCTGAGAGGCGGGTATCTCGAGCCCGGTCCCGGCGCCGACATCATTCAGAACCCAGGCATCCTTCCAACGGGCCGCAACACTCACGCGGTCAACCCTTACTCAGTTCCTTCTCCTGTCGCGGTCCGGCGCGCTGAACCGATAGCCAGCGCCCTGCTCGATCGTCACCTCAAGGAAACGGGCCGCTTCCCTGAATCAATAGCGATGGTTTTGTGGGGCATTGATAACATCAAGACCGAAGGGGAAGCGCTCGCGCAGGTTCTCTGGCTGTTGGGAGTGACGCCTCGACGCGATGCTATGAATCGCGCGACCGACGTGGACATCATTCCGCTCGAACAGTTGGGCCGGCCGCGTGTTGATATCGTGATGACTGTGTCGGGAATCTTTCGCGATTTATTCGGCGCGACGATTACGCTGCTCGACAATGCGGTGCGAAAAGTTGCGGCGCTCGATGAACCGGTCGAGATGAACTACATCAAACGGCACGTCGAGGAACAGATGACTGAGACGGGCTGTTCTTTTGATGAAGCGGCGGTGCGAGTGTTCTCAAACGCGGCCGGCAACTATGGGACAAACGTCAACTTCATGGTGCTTGACAGCCAGTGGGAGGACAGCGGTGAGCTTGGAGATCTGTTCGTCACCCGAAAGTGTTTTGCCTACGGGCGCGACTCGCAGGGAAAGAGCTTCGATGGCCGGGAAGCGCGCAGGCTGTTGGAGCGCGCGCTGTCGCGAGTCGAGGTGACCTATCAAAACATCGACACAACCGAAGTCGGCATAACCGACGTCGATCACTACTTCGAGTACCTGGGCGGCGTATCCAAGGCGATCGAAAAACAAACCGGCACGCGGCCGAGCATCTATTTGTCGGACTCGCTTTCGCCGGGAGCCAAAGTCAGAACGCTTGAAGAGACTGTCAGGCTGGAGACGCGAACGAAGACGCTGAACCCAAAATGGTTCGAAGGCATGCTTCGGCATGGTTTCAGCGGCGTGGCTGAAATCGAACACCACGTAACAAACACGTTTGGCTGGTCGGCGACTGCTGACGCGGTTGACGATTGGATCTACGATGAAGCCGCTGCGACATTCGTGCTTGACGAAGCGATGCTCGATCGATTGCGCTCGCTCAATCCGCACTCGGCGCGAACGCTCGTTGGGCGGTTGCTGGAAGCTTCCGGCCGCGGATTCTGGTCGGCGGAGCAATCAGTGCTCGAACGGCTCCAGGAAGTGTTCGCCGGCCTCGAAGACAAGCTCGAGGGAGTGACAGGTTGA
- a CDS encoding EAL domain-containing protein, producing the protein MSVQFQVLQSEIPAPALEGGASRIDALQSYQTHLLEPDSLLDDLTRLAAEVCGAAGALLSVVRSDRVQHLSRAGSLSSDAAGEDSLISLAIQAGGLFVVSDTQTAGELNSDAPNSNSAAVRFYAGAPLTTPEGYVIGMLSVIDQRPRTLSEAQSSALSSLAHAAMAGLEVRRKSLELDQAMAERAKAFESLTASEERCATLLRGATDGLWEWDLETNEMQFCARWKAMLGYKEHELNSRPDEWFNRVHAEDIERVQSEIMSHLLGLTPQYQSEHRVRRQDGSYRWMLSRGLAVMDSNRHVYRMTGALTDVTEQKQAEKRLLHNAFHDALTGLPNRALFMDRLKHSLAEVKKGDGYAFGVLFLDLDRFKVVNDSLGHQIGDQLLVATARRLESCLRPGDIVARLGGDEFAIIVDRVRHVSDCVQAAERIREHLSSPFNLSGHEVFISASIGIALNQTGSEQPDEIIRNADTAMYRAKDQGRGCFELFDQGMHARNAALSQLESGLRRALAHGEFSVHYQPIISLETWRISGFEALIRWNHPEHGYISPLKFIPVAEDTGLIIEIGQWVLREACQQLKLWQEQFPSDPPLSISVNLSGRQFSQPDLIDRISQILDETGLDAGSLKMEITESAIIENIDAAALMLKRIKALGVRLSLDDFGTGYSSLSYLHRFPIDTLKIDRSFVSRISLPKNAEIVKTILTLARNLGMDVVAEGVETRDQIIQLTGLNCEYVQGYLLSKPIDGRAMRELISEIYHKGLGQHAGAAA; encoded by the coding sequence TTGAGCGTACAGTTTCAGGTACTACAGTCAGAGATTCCAGCGCCGGCGCTGGAGGGCGGAGCTTCGAGAATCGATGCTCTGCAAAGCTATCAGACTCACTTGCTGGAGCCCGACTCACTGCTCGATGATCTTACCCGTCTGGCGGCTGAAGTCTGCGGGGCGGCGGGTGCTTTGTTGAGCGTCGTCAGGTCTGACCGCGTCCAACACCTCTCGCGAGCCGGCTCGTTGTCGAGTGACGCTGCCGGTGAAGACTCGCTCATCTCGCTGGCAATTCAAGCCGGCGGCTTGTTCGTAGTATCAGATACGCAAACCGCTGGCGAGCTCAACAGCGACGCTCCGAACTCCAACAGTGCCGCGGTTCGCTTCTACGCCGGAGCGCCGCTGACTACACCTGAAGGTTACGTGATCGGCATGCTGTCGGTGATCGATCAAAGGCCTCGCACGTTGAGCGAAGCTCAGTCGAGTGCGCTGAGCTCATTAGCTCACGCCGCAATGGCCGGGCTCGAGGTCAGGCGCAAAAGCCTTGAACTGGATCAAGCGATGGCGGAACGCGCAAAAGCGTTCGAGTCGCTTACCGCCAGCGAAGAGCGTTGCGCGACGCTTCTGCGCGGCGCGACCGACGGCCTGTGGGAGTGGGATCTCGAGACCAACGAAATGCAATTCTGCGCGCGGTGGAAGGCGATGCTCGGCTACAAGGAGCACGAGCTGAACAGCCGGCCCGATGAGTGGTTCAATCGCGTTCACGCCGAAGATATCGAGCGGGTGCAGTCCGAGATAATGTCCCACCTGCTCGGATTGACACCACAGTACCAAAGTGAACATCGCGTGCGAAGACAAGACGGCAGCTATCGGTGGATGTTGAGCCGCGGTTTGGCAGTGATGGACTCGAACCGGCACGTTTATCGGATGACCGGCGCGTTGACCGATGTGACCGAGCAAAAACAAGCGGAGAAGCGGTTGCTGCACAACGCGTTTCACGACGCGCTGACCGGGTTGCCTAACCGCGCATTGTTCATGGATCGGCTGAAACATTCGCTGGCCGAGGTGAAAAAAGGCGACGGCTATGCGTTTGGCGTGCTGTTCCTGGATCTCGACCGCTTCAAGGTTGTCAACGATAGCCTCGGTCATCAGATCGGCGACCAGTTGCTGGTAGCGACCGCGCGCAGGCTCGAATCATGTCTGCGGCCCGGCGACATAGTCGCGAGGCTGGGAGGCGATGAGTTCGCAATCATCGTCGACCGCGTCAGGCACGTGAGCGATTGTGTTCAGGCCGCCGAACGCATACGCGAGCACCTATCTTCGCCGTTCAATCTTAGCGGCCACGAAGTCTTCATCTCGGCCAGCATCGGCATTGCGCTCAACCAGACCGGGTCAGAGCAGCCTGACGAGATCATTCGCAACGCGGACACCGCGATGTATCGCGCGAAAGATCAGGGCCGAGGCTGCTTCGAGCTATTCGACCAGGGGATGCATGCCCGCAACGCGGCGCTCTCGCAATTGGAGTCCGGACTGCGCCGTGCCCTCGCGCACGGCGAGTTCAGCGTCCACTATCAGCCAATAATATCGCTGGAAACCTGGCGAATCAGCGGCTTCGAAGCGCTGATAAGGTGGAACCATCCGGAACACGGCTACATCTCGCCGTTGAAGTTCATCCCGGTGGCAGAAGATACGGGACTGATCATCGAGATAGGCCAGTGGGTGCTGCGAGAAGCCTGCCAGCAACTGAAATTGTGGCAAGAGCAATTTCCCTCGGACCCGCCGCTCAGCATCAGCGTCAATCTTTCGGGCAGACAATTCTCGCAGCCTGATCTTATCGATCGCATCTCTCAGATCCTGGATGAAACGGGGCTGGATGCAGGCAGCTTGAAGATGGAGATCACCGAGAGCGCCATCATCGAGAATATTGACGCTGCGGCTCTGATGCTGAAGCGAATCAAAGCGCTCGGCGTTCGACTGTCTCTCGACGATTTTGGCACAGGCTACTCTTCGCTGAGTTACCTGCACCGGTTTCCGATCGACACGTTGAAGATCGATCGCTCATTCGTGTCGCGGATCAGCCTGCCAAAGAACGCGGAGATAGTTAAAACGATTTTGACGCTGGCCAGGAACCTGGGAATGGACGTGGTTGCTGAAGGCGTCGAGACTCGCGACCAGATAATTCAGCTCACCGGGTTGAATTGCGAGTACGTGCAAGGCTATTTGCTGTCGAAGCCGATAGACGGCCGCGCCATGAGGGAACTGATAAGCGAGATATACCACAAGGGTCTGGGCCAGCACGCGGGGGCAGCAGCGTAG
- a CDS encoding D-alanyl-D-alanine carboxypeptidase yields MQSRSARKTARRGGSRSSRLSARSSRRGGRLYSRGRGRRGRSRWRSQVATSSHSAGVHKFLSQSWTEPLGPAEKTANDAVSGNPAPGTSTAGADARPPVEGIPHAAEEATRPRLANAATPEPAPINPLVAAYADSLAAFGFSAENQGFIVTTLKGEVLAEHNADRLYNPASVTKIATSLTAISRLGPDFKFRTTMYTDGTLDPSTGVLHGSLYVIGSGDPAFFSENAMMIADKMNRSGIREVDGNLVVLGQFFFNFSASREASAKAFRATLTPETWNAQAKTSYLRFLAIRAAEDRVSDVGRLQGEPQASLAPPLLGPPSLKITGQTITDPNVSTTKLTPLAVHTSLPLLRVLKGLNDFSNNWMATIIGNLVGGPDAVVRFLQTEVGFKEDEVRFATSSGLGANAISPRGTITMLRKLIAYLESKNLGVEDVLPIAGVDAGTLERRFNDAFRGSVVGKTGTLSSVSALAGVAYTRNRGPLLFVIYNQGGSTHRFRAAQDETVKKLITLYGGPAPVRYATASRPQISERVPEQSTGPRGSSNPR; encoded by the coding sequence GTGCAATCGCGATCAGCCCGAAAAACCGCGCGCCGGGGCGGATCGCGGTCGTCACGGTTGAGCGCGCGCTCATCCAGACGGGGTGGCCGCTTATACTCTCGGGGTCGCGGCCGTCGAGGACGATCGCGATGGCGCAGTCAAGTAGCCACCAGCTCGCACAGCGCCGGGGTACACAAGTTTCTAAGCCAATCTTGGACTGAGCCGCTGGGCCCTGCCGAGAAGACCGCCAACGACGCGGTATCTGGCAATCCAGCGCCGGGTACTTCAACTGCCGGCGCCGATGCCAGGCCTCCGGTTGAAGGCATTCCGCACGCAGCCGAAGAAGCAACGCGACCGAGGCTTGCCAATGCCGCGACGCCAGAGCCGGCGCCGATAAATCCGCTGGTAGCCGCCTACGCTGACAGTCTTGCGGCTTTTGGTTTTAGCGCCGAGAACCAGGGATTCATAGTAACTACCTTGAAGGGCGAAGTGCTGGCGGAACACAATGCCGACCGGCTCTACAATCCGGCGTCGGTCACTAAAATCGCCACGTCACTGACTGCGATATCGCGGCTCGGTCCTGACTTCAAGTTTCGCACTACGATGTACACGGATGGCACCCTCGATCCGTCCACTGGAGTGCTGCACGGTTCGCTGTACGTGATAGGGAGCGGCGACCCCGCTTTCTTCTCAGAGAACGCGATGATGATCGCGGACAAAATGAATCGCAGCGGCATTCGCGAAGTTGACGGGAACCTGGTAGTGCTGGGCCAGTTTTTTTTCAACTTCTCCGCGTCCCGCGAGGCCTCGGCGAAAGCCTTTCGCGCGACGCTTACGCCTGAAACCTGGAACGCCCAGGCAAAGACCTCTTACTTGCGATTCCTCGCCATCCGCGCAGCGGAAGATCGAGTGAGCGACGTCGGCCGCTTACAAGGCGAGCCGCAAGCCTCGCTCGCTCCGCCGCTCTTAGGTCCTCCGTCGCTCAAGATCACCGGGCAAACGATCACCGATCCGAACGTAAGCACAACTAAGCTGACGCCGCTCGCGGTGCACACCTCGCTTCCGTTGTTGCGAGTGCTTAAGGGGCTGAACGATTTTTCAAACAACTGGATGGCGACGATTATCGGAAACCTGGTTGGCGGACCTGACGCGGTAGTGCGATTCCTGCAGACCGAAGTCGGATTCAAGGAGGACGAGGTTCGGTTCGCGACTTCGTCGGGATTAGGCGCCAACGCCATCTCTCCGCGCGGCACGATTACGATGTTGCGCAAGCTGATCGCTTATCTTGAAAGCAAGAATCTCGGCGTTGAGGACGTTCTGCCAATAGCGGGCGTTGATGCGGGGACGCTCGAGAGGCGATTTAACGACGCTTTCCGCGGGTCGGTCGTCGGCAAGACCGGAACGTTGAGCAGTGTGAGCGCACTGGCAGGCGTTGCCTACACCCGCAATCGAGGCCCGCTGCTATTCGTAATCTACAATCAAGGGGGTTCGACTCACCGCTTCCGCGCAGCGCAGGACGAGACAGTAAAGAAGCTCATCACGCTCTACGGCGGACCGGCTCCCGTTCGGTACGCGACAGCAAGTCGGCCCCAGATCTCCGAGCGGGTTCCCGAACAAAGCACCGGGCCGCGCGGCTCCTCCAATCCGAGGTGA
- a CDS encoding NfeD family protein codes for MLDIWYIWLILGALFIVAEIFTSGFVLLWFGIGALVAALLALTGLVGLPLQILAFLVVSIALTIASRTIFERFLMRGSPGGELKMGMDTLPGRIGVVVEPSKGAMQEGAVRVFASTWRAFPAEGEEPLREGEQVQIERVEGASVYVRRVEGEPSWRPQQRLSQ; via the coding sequence ATGTTGGACATCTGGTACATCTGGCTAATACTCGGCGCGTTGTTTATCGTCGCCGAGATTTTCACCAGCGGGTTTGTGCTTCTGTGGTTTGGCATAGGCGCGCTCGTTGCCGCACTGCTTGCATTGACTGGCCTGGTCGGACTGCCGCTTCAGATCTTAGCATTCCTGGTCGTCTCAATTGCGCTGACCATCGCATCGCGTACGATCTTCGAGCGCTTCCTTATGCGCGGTTCGCCCGGAGGCGAGTTGAAAATGGGGATGGATACATTGCCCGGCCGGATCGGCGTAGTGGTCGAGCCCTCTAAAGGCGCAATGCAAGAAGGAGCCGTTCGCGTATTTGCCTCGACGTGGCGCGCGTTCCCTGCAGAAGGCGAGGAACCGTTGCGCGAGGGCGAGCAAGTTCAGATCGAACGCGTCGAAGGAGCGTCAGTCTACGTCAGGCGAGTTGAAGGCGAGCCGTCATGGCGTCCGCAACAACGACTGAGTCAGTAG
- a CDS encoding SPFH domain-containing protein, translating into MEAIVLLVFAFMALAVLITALKSFRVVGQASVMIIERLGKFHKMAGSGLNLILPFIDKPRSAYWSGIRPGLSTLDLREQLLEFPPQPVITRDNVTVNVDSVLYYQITDPIKSMYEVADLTGSIMQLTITSMRSIIGDLDLDHTFSSRDLINSKLRIVLDEATERWGVKVTRVEVRNIHPPEDVRVTMEKQMTAERTRRALILQADGEKQAAIARAEGEKQAAIARAEGEKEAAVLRADGQATARLRNAEAEAQAIKLISGAITAGQGNPAQYLLMQRYIESLTNMATSTNAKVVFMPVETSSVLSSVGALKEVFGEIGGQKESVDYRGEHMLPAGRTQR; encoded by the coding sequence ATGGAAGCAATTGTACTTCTGGTTTTCGCCTTCATGGCGCTAGCCGTGCTCATCACCGCTCTCAAGTCTTTTCGAGTTGTAGGCCAGGCTTCGGTGATGATCATCGAAAGGCTCGGCAAGTTTCACAAGATGGCGGGTAGCGGGCTGAACCTCATTCTGCCGTTTATCGATAAACCGCGATCGGCTTACTGGAGCGGCATAAGACCGGGCCTCTCGACGCTCGACCTCCGCGAACAGCTTCTCGAGTTTCCGCCGCAGCCGGTTATCACTCGCGATAACGTTACAGTGAATGTCGACTCGGTGCTCTACTATCAAATCACCGATCCCATCAAATCCATGTACGAGGTCGCCGATTTGACGGGCTCGATTATGCAGCTTACGATCACGTCGATGCGTTCGATCATCGGCGATCTCGATCTCGACCACACCTTCTCTTCGCGAGATTTGATCAATAGCAAGCTGCGAATCGTGCTGGACGAAGCGACCGAGCGATGGGGCGTGAAGGTGACACGCGTTGAAGTGCGAAACATCCATCCTCCCGAGGACGTTCGGGTGACGATGGAAAAGCAAATGACCGCCGAGCGCACTCGCCGGGCGCTGATACTTCAGGCAGATGGTGAGAAGCAGGCAGCAATCGCGCGCGCCGAAGGTGAAAAGCAAGCGGCGATCGCGCGCGCTGAGGGCGAGAAGGAAGCCGCCGTGCTTCGCGCCGATGGTCAGGCTACGGCGCGATTGCGCAACGCCGAAGCGGAGGCTCAAGCGATCAAACTGATCTCCGGCGCGATCACCGCTGGTCAGGGAAACCCGGCGCAGTACCTACTGATGCAGCGCTACATCGAATCGCTGACCAACATGGCTACGAGCACCAATGCGAAGGTGGTCTTCATGCCGGTCGAGACGAGTTCGGTGCTTTCGTCGGTGGGCGCGTTGAAAGAGGTCTTCGGCGAGATTGGCGGACAGAAAGAGTCCGTCGACTACCGAGGAGAGCACATGCTGCCGGCGGGGCGCACGCAGCGATAA
- a CDS encoding amidohydrolase family protein has translation MTLMSAFKRFRVAVSLFTILFVSLPLGTFAQDPKKDDETKEDKKEKKDEELPLKTDKKIEFTTDEGTWMSLDVSPDGKTIIFDLLGDVYTLPSTGGEARRVMGGLSFESQPRFSPDGKKIVFISDRSGAENLWIADADGSNPKPLTKGRNTSFLSPSWTADGDYVIASKSTEGLGTFSLWMYHKDGGSGVSLGPPPPPLQPFGSGQPQPPRQNKYGAVASADGRFVYYAQRNGAFTYNAQFPLWQIIRFDRESSETSTITNAQGSAMRPVLSPDGKKLVYATRYESGTALRVRDLETSEEHWLINPVTRDDQESRGTRDTMPGYAFMPDGKSLIVPINGKIQRVDIESCKATVIPFTAKVEAELAPRVYFQNRVDDSSTVRARLIRWPALSPDGKRIAFSSLNKLCVMDLPAGTPRRLTDSPLGEFMPSWSPDGRYVAYVTWSREGGHIYRAAAGGSSRPEQLTRRAAHYSNPVYSPDSSKIVFGSGATTDQLFADLTIHDPDVLPDATMDPSEITGIGQGTGVDLRWIPATGGDSTLIGPAQGGRSPHFTNDPNRVYLTTQAGLTSVRLDGLDRRTHFKVTGTGTGPNPPSADDIKISPDGQRAFVSLQGKHYMVNVPKAGKETVAISITSGPSSVPVKKMSLEGGDYLTWSNDGKSVTWAWGAKFYRQDVSADKPDVTDVVVEAPRARPKGTVVLSGARIVTMKGDEVIERGDIVITDNRIAAVAAKGKAQIPAGAKIIDVTGKTIIPGFVDVHAHMWPPRGVHQTQVWQYLANLAYGVTTTRDPQSSTTDVFAYTDLVETGDILGPRVYSTGPGVFAQSGIEDKEAARNFIKRYKEAYHTTTLKQYVVGDRIVRQWVAMACKEFGITSTTEGALDMKLDLTQMADGFSGHEHSLPIQPLYKDVVQFVAKTGTFYTPTTLVAYGAPWSENYYFESTDIHGNAKVRRFIPHELIDTMVKRRGQWFLPSEYGHVGLAKACADIVHAGGRVCLGGHGQFQGLGCHWEIWNLQSGGMTTLEALRVATLFGAEAIGLQQDIGSIEAGKLADLIVLDKNPLLDIHNTNSIRFVMKNGQMFEGDTLDEVWPARKKLEKQYWWDRDPR, from the coding sequence ATGACTCTCATGTCCGCCTTTAAGCGCTTCCGTGTGGCCGTGTCTTTGTTCACTATTCTTTTCGTGTCCCTGCCCCTCGGGACATTCGCGCAGGACCCGAAGAAAGACGACGAAACGAAAGAAGACAAGAAGGAAAAGAAAGACGAAGAGCTGCCGCTAAAGACGGACAAGAAGATCGAGTTCACCACAGATGAAGGAACGTGGATGTCTCTCGATGTTTCGCCCGACGGCAAGACGATCATCTTTGATCTGCTCGGTGACGTCTACACGCTGCCGTCAACCGGCGGCGAAGCCCGGCGCGTAATGGGCGGTCTGTCTTTCGAGAGTCAGCCCAGGTTCTCGCCCGACGGCAAGAAGATCGTGTTCATAAGCGATCGCAGCGGAGCCGAGAATTTGTGGATCGCCGACGCGGACGGCTCGAACCCCAAGCCGCTGACCAAGGGACGCAACACATCGTTTCTGTCTCCGTCGTGGACCGCGGACGGTGATTACGTCATCGCGTCGAAATCAACCGAAGGGCTCGGCACCTTCTCGCTGTGGATGTATCACAAGGACGGCGGCTCGGGAGTAAGCCTGGGGCCGCCGCCACCGCCGCTTCAACCTTTTGGCTCGGGTCAACCCCAGCCGCCCCGGCAAAACAAGTACGGCGCGGTAGCCTCTGCCGACGGGCGATTCGTCTACTATGCTCAGCGTAACGGAGCATTCACCTATAACGCTCAGTTTCCGCTCTGGCAAATCATACGCTTCGATCGCGAGAGCAGCGAGACTTCGACGATAACCAACGCGCAAGGCAGCGCGATGAGACCGGTGTTGTCACCCGACGGCAAGAAGCTCGTCTACGCCACCCGCTATGAGTCGGGCACGGCGTTGCGCGTGCGCGATCTCGAAACCAGCGAAGAGCACTGGCTGATCAATCCGGTCACGCGCGATGATCAGGAATCGCGTGGGACTCGAGACACGATGCCCGGCTACGCTTTCATGCCCGACGGTAAATCCCTCATCGTTCCAATCAACGGGAAAATTCAGCGCGTCGATATCGAGTCCTGCAAAGCCACGGTCATTCCGTTCACCGCCAAGGTCGAAGCTGAACTGGCGCCGCGAGTCTATTTTCAAAATCGCGTCGATGACAGCTCGACCGTGCGCGCTCGGCTGATTCGCTGGCCTGCGCTCTCGCCGGACGGCAAGCGTATTGCCTTTAGCTCACTGAACAAGCTTTGCGTTATGGACCTGCCGGCGGGCACGCCGCGCCGCTTGACCGATTCGCCGCTTGGCGAGTTTATGCCGTCGTGGTCTCCTGACGGACGCTACGTAGCTTATGTGACCTGGTCGCGCGAAGGCGGGCACATCTATCGAGCCGCGGCCGGCGGCAGCTCGAGGCCTGAACAGCTCACTCGGCGGGCCGCGCACTATTCAAACCCCGTTTACTCCCCCGACTCGTCGAAGATCGTTTTCGGATCGGGTGCGACCACCGACCAGCTCTTCGCGGATCTTACGATACACGATCCGGACGTTCTGCCGGACGCAACGATGGATCCGAGCGAGATCACCGGCATCGGTCAGGGCACCGGTGTGGACCTCAGATGGATTCCCGCTACGGGAGGTGATTCGACGTTGATCGGCCCCGCTCAAGGTGGACGCTCGCCGCATTTTACCAACGATCCGAACCGCGTCTATCTCACAACCCAGGCCGGACTCACCTCGGTAAGGCTTGACGGCCTCGATCGAAGGACGCACTTCAAAGTCACCGGCACCGGTACCGGCCCGAACCCACCGAGTGCCGACGATATCAAGATCTCGCCCGACGGCCAGCGTGCATTCGTGAGCCTCCAGGGCAAGCACTACATGGTGAACGTTCCAAAAGCCGGCAAGGAGACGGTGGCCATCAGCATCACCAGCGGGCCCTCATCGGTTCCAGTCAAGAAAATGTCGCTTGAAGGAGGCGACTATCTCACGTGGTCAAACGATGGCAAATCGGTGACCTGGGCCTGGGGCGCGAAGTTCTATCGCCAGGACGTGAGCGCCGACAAACCCGATGTAACCGATGTCGTCGTCGAAGCTCCTCGCGCTCGACCTAAGGGCACCGTTGTTTTAAGCGGCGCCCGCATCGTCACGATGAAAGGCGATGAGGTGATCGAGCGCGGCGACATCGTGATCACCGACAATCGAATAGCGGCAGTGGCAGCGAAAGGCAAAGCGCAAATACCTGCCGGCGCAAAAATCATCGATGTGACCGGCAAGACTATCATTCCGGGATTCGTAGATGTTCACGCGCACATGTGGCCGCCGCGCGGGGTGCATCAAACGCAGGTGTGGCAGTACCTGGCGAACCTTGCTTACGGTGTGACCACCACTCGTGACCCACAGAGCTCGACGACCGATGTGTTCGCCTATACCGACCTTGTCGAGACCGGCGACATTCTTGGACCGCGAGTCTACTCCACGGGGCCGGGGGTGTTTGCTCAGTCAGGAATCGAGGATAAAGAAGCGGCCCGCAATTTCATCAAGCGGTACAAGGAGGCTTATCACACGACGACGCTCAAGCAGTACGTTGTCGGCGATCGCATCGTGCGCCAGTGGGTGGCGATGGCTTGCAAGGAATTCGGCATCACTTCGACAACCGAAGGCGCGCTCGATATGAAGCTCGATCTGACTCAGATGGCGGACGGCTTCTCTGGTCACGAGCACTCGCTGCCGATACAACCGCTCTACAAAGACGTTGTCCAGTTTGTCGCCAAGACCGGCACGTTCTACACGCCGACGACGCTCGTCGCGTACGGCGCGCCGTGGTCCGAGAACTACTACTTCGAAAGCACGGACATTCACGGCAACGCGAAGGTTCGCCGTTTCATTCCGCACGAATTGATTGACACGATGGTCAAGCGCCGCGGCCAATGGTTCTTGCCTTCCGAATATGGCCACGTCGGACTCGCCAAGGCTTGCGCCGACATCGTTCACGCGGGAGGCCGAGTATGTTTAGGCGGTCACGGTCAGTTTCAAGGGCTGGGCTGTCACTGGGAAATCTGGAACCTGCAGTCGGGCGGTATGACTACGCTCGAAGCTTTGAGGGTGGCGACGTTGTTTGGAGCCGAGGCGATCGGTCTACAGCAAGATATCGGCTCAATTGAAGCCGGCAAGCTGGCTGATCTCATCGTGCTCGATAAGAATCCGCTCCTTGATATTCACAATACGAACTCGATTCGCTTCGTGATGAAGAACGGACAGATGTTCGAAGGCGACACGCTCGACGAGGTCTGGCCCGCCCGGAAGAAGCTCGAGAAGCAGTACTGGTGGGACCGGGACCCTCGCTGA